One genomic window of Cupriavidus malaysiensis includes the following:
- a CDS encoding MFS transporter: MANAQHVAMPGGGTQNAPMTREERKVILASSLGTVFEWYDFYLYGSLAAIIAKQFFAGLDPTSAFIFALLAFAAGFIVRPFGALVFGRLGDMIGRKYTFLVTILIMGMSTFIVGLLPGFATIGWAAPVILIALRMLQGLALGGEYGGAATYVAEHAPHGKRGSYTAWIQTTATLGLFLSLLVILLCRELTGPAFDTWGWRIPFLVSILLLGMSVYIRLSMSESPAFQKMKAEGKTSKAPLTESFAQWRNLKIVIVALLGLTAGQAVVWYTGQFYSLFFLTQVLKVDAKTANLLIAGALLIGTPFFIFFGSLSDKIGRKWIIMAGCALAVLTYFPIFKAITHYANPALERAQQSAQIVVTADPAQCSFQGSPIAREIDFRSSCDIVKRTLAQASASYEVVSAPAGTVASVKIGDKEIPAFNAGLTEDRHSFSEDSKKQIAGFKKSVGEAMSAAGYPSKADPAQMNTIMVLVLLVILVIYVTMVYGPIAAMLVEMFPTRIRYTSMSLPYHIGNGWFGGLLPTISFALVAQNGNIYYGLWYPIIIAAVTFVIGALFVRETKDVNIYAHD, encoded by the coding sequence ATGGCCAATGCGCAGCACGTTGCGATGCCGGGGGGCGGCACTCAGAACGCACCCATGACGAGGGAGGAGAGGAAGGTCATCCTGGCCTCCTCGCTCGGCACGGTGTTCGAGTGGTACGACTTCTACCTGTACGGCTCGCTGGCGGCGATCATCGCCAAGCAGTTCTTCGCCGGCCTGGACCCGACCTCCGCCTTCATCTTCGCCCTGCTCGCCTTCGCCGCCGGCTTCATCGTGCGTCCCTTCGGCGCGCTGGTGTTCGGCCGGCTGGGCGACATGATCGGCCGCAAGTACACCTTCCTGGTGACCATCCTGATCATGGGCATGTCGACCTTCATCGTCGGCCTGCTGCCCGGCTTCGCCACCATCGGCTGGGCCGCGCCGGTGATCCTGATCGCGCTGCGCATGCTGCAGGGCCTGGCGCTCGGCGGCGAGTACGGCGGCGCGGCCACCTACGTGGCCGAGCACGCGCCGCACGGCAAGCGCGGCTCCTATACGGCGTGGATCCAGACCACCGCCACGCTGGGCTTGTTCCTGTCGCTGCTGGTGATCCTGCTGTGCCGCGAGCTGACCGGCCCGGCCTTCGACACCTGGGGCTGGCGCATCCCCTTCCTGGTCTCCATCCTGCTGCTGGGGATGTCGGTCTACATCCGCCTGTCGATGAGCGAATCGCCCGCCTTCCAGAAGATGAAGGCCGAGGGCAAGACCTCCAAGGCGCCGCTGACCGAGTCCTTCGCCCAATGGCGCAACCTGAAGATCGTGATCGTGGCGCTGCTCGGCCTGACCGCCGGCCAGGCCGTGGTCTGGTACACCGGCCAGTTCTATTCCCTGTTCTTCCTCACCCAGGTCCTGAAGGTCGACGCCAAGACCGCCAACCTGCTGATCGCCGGCGCCCTGCTGATCGGCACGCCCTTCTTCATCTTCTTCGGCTCGCTGTCGGACAAGATCGGCCGCAAGTGGATCATCATGGCGGGCTGCGCGCTGGCCGTGCTGACCTACTTCCCGATCTTCAAGGCGATCACGCACTACGCCAACCCGGCGCTGGAGCGCGCCCAGCAGTCCGCGCAGATCGTCGTCACCGCCGACCCGGCGCAGTGCTCCTTCCAGGGCAGCCCGATCGCCCGCGAGATCGACTTCCGCAGCTCCTGCGACATCGTCAAGCGCACCCTGGCCCAGGCCAGCGCCAGCTACGAGGTGGTCAGCGCCCCGGCCGGCACGGTGGCCTCGGTGAAGATCGGCGACAAGGAGATCCCCGCCTTCAACGCCGGCCTGACCGAAGACCGCCACAGCTTCAGCGAAGACAGCAAGAAGCAGATCGCCGGCTTCAAGAAGTCGGTCGGCGAAGCAATGAGCGCCGCCGGCTACCCGAGCAAGGCGGATCCCGCCCAGATGAACACCATCATGGTGCTGGTGCTGCTGGTCATCCTGGTGATCTACGTGACCATGGTCTACGGGCCGATCGCCGCCATGCTGGTGGAGATGTTCCCGACCCGGATCCGCTACACCTCGATGTCGCTGCCCTACCACATCGGCAACGGCTGGTTCGGCGGCCTGCTGCCCACCATCTCCTTCGCGCTGGTGGCGCAGAACGGCAACATCTACTACGGCCTCTGGTACCCGATCATCATCGCCGCCGTCACCTTCGTGATCGGTGCCCTGTTCGTCCGCGAAACCAAGGACGTCAACATCTACGCCCACGACTGA
- a CDS encoding DUF4212 domain-containing protein, translating to MAGHRDTPDERRAWYRNVRWIGALLGVWFVVTFVVSWFARELRFDFFGWPFSFWVSAQGALIVYVLMAAIYAWRMNRADDAEAAAAAAQAAPENWRDDAA from the coding sequence ATGGCAGGCCATCGCGACACCCCGGACGAACGGCGCGCCTGGTACCGCAATGTGCGCTGGATCGGCGCGCTGCTGGGCGTGTGGTTCGTCGTCACCTTCGTGGTGAGCTGGTTCGCGCGCGAACTGCGCTTCGACTTCTTCGGCTGGCCCTTCTCCTTCTGGGTCAGCGCCCAGGGCGCCCTGATCGTCTACGTGCTGATGGCAGCCATCTACGCCTGGCGCATGAACCGCGCCGACGATGCAGAGGCCGCCGCAGCCGCGGCGCAAGCGGCACCCGAGAACTGGCGCGACGATGCTGCGTAG
- a CDS encoding sensor histidine kinase: MTLLRLPWRRGHARQARRAAASPPPAAADSAALPDDVALADALPHLEDDARQPAARSLFGEILDWMLAPLLLLWPMSIAVTYLVAKSIANGPYDRSLEASAIVLSQQVREVNGRVTLQLPLSAREILRADETDNIYYQVVGTRGEYIAGDRDLPLPNEDEQGHAGLVSLRDDRVKGNDVRVAYTYVELRNVSGEQPVLVQVAETLDKRARLANEIIKGVILPQFVILPLAVVLVWFGLTRGLAPLNAIQQRIRARNPGDTSPIEEGTAPQEITPLVSSFNELLARLDQSVQTQKRFIADAAHQMKTPLAGLRMQAELAQREQSPEELRRSLAQIAGSSERTAHLVTQLLSLARMENLASSAGMAPLDLAALAREVVKDWLPRAWERQIDLGLDADDHPVMVQGNRLMLTEMLNNLIDNAIRYTPPGGHATVRVSADPFEPFAYLDVEDTGPGIPVAERERVMERFYRVLGTNTEGSGLGLPIVREIVQQHGGEIRILDHVYQQEPRRAGARLHITLRRPAEDAEH; the protein is encoded by the coding sequence ATGACCCTGCTCAGACTGCCCTGGCGGCGTGGACACGCGCGGCAGGCCCGCCGCGCCGCCGCCAGCCCGCCGCCGGCCGCGGCGGATAGCGCGGCCCTGCCCGACGACGTCGCCCTGGCCGACGCCCTGCCGCACCTGGAGGACGATGCCCGCCAGCCGGCGGCGCGCTCCCTGTTCGGCGAGATCCTCGACTGGATGCTGGCGCCGCTGCTGCTGCTGTGGCCGATGAGCATCGCCGTGACCTACCTGGTCGCCAAGTCCATCGCCAACGGCCCTTACGACCGCTCGCTCGAAGCCAGCGCCATCGTGCTGTCGCAGCAGGTGCGCGAGGTGAACGGCCGCGTCACGCTGCAGTTGCCGCTGTCCGCGCGCGAGATCCTGCGTGCCGACGAAACCGACAATATCTATTACCAGGTGGTCGGCACGCGCGGCGAGTACATCGCCGGCGACCGCGACCTGCCGCTGCCGAACGAGGACGAACAGGGCCACGCCGGCCTGGTCTCGCTGCGCGACGACCGCGTCAAGGGCAACGATGTGCGCGTGGCCTACACCTATGTGGAACTGCGCAACGTGTCCGGCGAGCAGCCGGTGCTGGTGCAGGTGGCCGAGACGCTGGACAAGCGCGCCCGCCTGGCCAACGAGATCATCAAGGGCGTGATCCTGCCGCAGTTCGTCATCCTGCCGCTGGCGGTGGTGCTGGTGTGGTTCGGCCTGACGCGCGGGCTGGCCCCGCTCAACGCCATCCAGCAGCGCATCCGCGCGCGCAATCCCGGCGACACCAGCCCCATCGAGGAGGGGACGGCGCCGCAGGAGATCACGCCGCTGGTGTCCTCCTTCAATGAACTGCTGGCGCGCCTCGACCAGTCGGTGCAGACGCAGAAGCGCTTCATCGCCGACGCCGCCCACCAGATGAAGACGCCGCTGGCCGGCCTGCGCATGCAGGCCGAGCTGGCCCAGCGCGAGCAATCGCCGGAGGAGCTGCGCCGCTCGCTGGCGCAGATCGCCGGCAGTTCGGAGCGCACTGCCCACCTGGTCACCCAGCTGCTGTCGCTGGCACGCATGGAGAACCTGGCCAGCAGCGCCGGCATGGCGCCGCTGGACCTGGCCGCGCTGGCGCGCGAGGTGGTCAAGGACTGGCTGCCGCGTGCGTGGGAACGGCAGATCGACCTGGGCCTGGATGCCGACGACCATCCGGTCATGGTGCAAGGCAACCGGCTGATGCTGACCGAGATGCTGAACAACCTGATCGACAATGCCATCCGCTACACCCCGCCCGGCGGCCACGCCACCGTGCGGGTCAGCGCCGACCCCTTCGAACCCTTCGCCTACCTCGACGTGGAAGATACCGGCCCGGGCATCCCCGTGGCCGAGCGCGAGCGCGTGATGGAGCGCTTCTACCGCGTGCTCGGCACCAATACCGAGGGCAGCGGGCTGGGCCTGCCCATCGTGCGCGAGATCGTGCAGCAGCACGGCGGCGAGATCCGCATCCTCGACCATGTCTACCAGCAGGAGCCGCGCCGCGCCGGCGCCCGCCTGCACATCACGCTGCGGCGGCCGGCCGAGGACGCGGAGCACTGA
- a CDS encoding response regulator transcription factor — protein sequence MRILIAEDDDVLADGLTRSLRQSGYAVDHVASGLEADSALSTQSFDLLILDLGLPRMSGLEVLKRLRARGAMLPVLILTAADSVDERVKGLDLGADDYMAKPFALTELEARVRALVRRGAGGGGTLVRHGPLAFDQVGRVAYLNEQMLELSARELGLLEILLSRTGRLVSKEQLVDHLCEWGEEVSNNAIEVYVHRLRKKIEVGGIRIATVRGLGYCLDKFQAAPLPEDAAGAAGASTTVHA from the coding sequence ATGCGCATTCTCATCGCCGAAGATGACGACGTGCTGGCTGACGGACTGACGCGCTCGCTGCGCCAGTCGGGCTATGCCGTCGACCATGTCGCCAGCGGACTGGAAGCCGATTCGGCGCTGTCCACCCAGAGCTTCGACCTGCTCATCCTCGACCTGGGCCTGCCGCGCATGTCCGGCCTGGAAGTGCTCAAGCGGCTGCGCGCGCGCGGCGCCATGCTGCCGGTGCTGATCCTGACCGCCGCCGACAGCGTCGACGAGCGGGTCAAGGGGCTGGACCTGGGCGCCGACGACTACATGGCCAAACCCTTCGCCCTGACCGAACTGGAGGCGCGCGTGCGGGCCCTGGTGCGGCGCGGCGCCGGCGGCGGCGGCACCCTGGTCCGCCACGGCCCGCTGGCCTTCGACCAGGTCGGCCGCGTGGCCTACCTGAACGAGCAGATGCTGGAGCTGTCGGCACGCGAACTCGGCCTGCTCGAGATCCTGCTGAGCCGCACCGGCCGCCTGGTGTCCAAGGAGCAGCTGGTCGACCATCTGTGCGAATGGGGCGAGGAAGTCAGCAACAACGCCATCGAGGTGTATGTGCACCGGCTGCGCAAGAAGATCGAGGTGGGCGGCATCCGCATCGCCACCGTGCGCGGGCTCGGCTACTGCCTGGACAAGTTCCAGGCCGCGCCGCTACCGGAGGACGCGGCCGGCGCGGCCGGCGCCTCGACCACCGTGCACGCCTGA